Part of the Microthrixaceae bacterium genome, ATCTCGACCTGAGTGCCCCGCAGGCGGTACACCCGCAACGGCAACACGTTGGCGGTGGCCAGCGCGTACGCCGTGCTGAGTTTGTGATCCGTGCTGCGTTCGTGATCCATGCGGCGCTCGTGAGATCGGGCGCTATGACGGCCGGCGCGCGAGCGGGGGAGTGATTTCGCCGCTCCGCAGCGTCCGCATCACGTCGATCCGTTCCTGGGGGTCGCGGCTCAGCCGGTAGCGGTCGAACAGCGCCATGAGGAAGCTCAACATCACCATGTAGAACACCGTCGACCACCGCAGCCCGTAGACCCGCGAGTCGCCGCCGAATCGGGCGTCCACCCACACGATTGCGATGTTGATGGCGAGCGTCGCTAGGAACTGGGTGAACGAACTCGCCCACACCTTGCCGAAACGCCGGATGACCTGGCTGATGAGCGTGTTGGCGACGACCAGGACTGTCACGCCGATGGCGAGTTGAGTGTCGGTGGCCTGTACCCCGGGAATGACCTGGGAGAAAATCACGGCGATCAAGGCGCACAACATGATCTTTTCCACGAGGATCGCCGAGAAGAAACGCTCGCGACCGCGGCCCTCGTAGTCGCTCAGTTGCAGGTGATCGTCGACGCGCACGGTGAAAGGCCAATCGGGTGCGGGGATTCGCCCCCGCAGCGACCAGACCACGAACCCGATGAGGCCGAGCCCGCCGAAGATGACCAACCACCCGATCGGATACTCGGCGAGGGTGTCGGTCACGTCGAACTGAGCGACGTGGATCCACCATTCTTGGGGCAACTTGATGAACACCCAGATGGCCGCAGCGAGGCCGGCGACTTGGCGGGACTTCAGGACGAACGGGTTCCAGCGGGTACGGATGGCCTCGTACGCGATGAAGTAGTACTCGAAGGTGTTCGGGAACACCATGAGGATCCAACGCCATTGGGTGGCTTCGAAGAACGCGACGCCTACGAGACGAAATAAAAAGAGGAACCGGGCGATGTCGAAGGCCACCGGTTCGCGCCAGTTGCGCATCGTCGACAAGTACGCGATCGCTAGGTAGTAGACGTCGAGGGCCTTGTCATAGGACTGGTATCCCGGTAGATCGCTGTCGGTGAAGATCTGAAAGATCGTCTGGTCGACACCGTCGATGATGAGCGCCAACACGATTGCTGGCAGCGGAAATTTCGGAATGAACAGTGGGACGACGAGTCGCAAGACAACGACGGTCACCATGATGAAATCGGCCACTGGCCCTCCTTGGCCCGCCACACTAGGGCAGGTGGACCGCGTCGTAGCCCCTCAACGACTGGGACTCGGCCAGGTCGGCCGCGTCGGCGATGAGCGCTTCGGTCACCTCGACGATCACCAGTGAGTCGACGAGTGCGCTGAACGCTCGGCGCGCGCGTTGATACTGACGTGAGTCGAGACGTCCGCTCGTCGACGCCCGACAGTCGCGCGACCGGTCTACCGTGCTCGCTCAGTTGCTGATGAGGGGGTCGCGGGGGAGTCCGAGGATGCGTTCGCCGATCTGGTTGCGCTTGATCTCGGAGGTTCCGCCGGCGATCGACAGGCCGCGGTGCCACAACGCCAACATGTTCGACATCTCGCCGGGGCCCTCGTTGAACGCGGCGTCGGGACCGGTGAGGGCGGTGAAGATGGCGGTGGCCTCGTGGCCGTTCTCGCTGAGTACCAGCTTGGTGATCGCGCCTTCGGGGCCCGGTTCGCCGCCGGCGACCGCACGGTTGGCAGCGCGAAGGTTCAACAGGGTGCAGGCGTTGTCGTGGGCGATGTACTGGCCGATGCGTGCGGCGCCGCCGATGAGTCGTTCGGGGTGCTGGTCGTGCATGGGGATGAACGACTCTCCGGGCATGTTCATGCCGCCTTGGCCACCGCCGATCGACACCGACTCGTTGCCGAGGGTCGAGCGGGCGACGGTCCAGCCGCCGTCGACCGGGCCGACCACGTCGTCGTCGGGGACGAACACGTCGTTGAAGAACACCTCGTTGAACTCCGACCCGCCCGAGGGCATCTTGATGGGCCGGACCTCGACGCCGTCGGCTTCCATGTCGATGACGACCATGGTGATGCCCTGGTGCTTGGGCACATCGGGGTTGGTGCGCACGGTGGCGAAGCCGTACTTGGAGTAGTGCGCGCCCGAGGTCCAGACCTTCTGGCCGTTGATGAGCCAGCCGCCATCCACCCGGGTCGCCCGGGTCTTGATCCCGGCGGCGTCGGAGCCGGCGTCGGGTTCGGAAAACAGCTGGCACCAGATGAGGTCCTGGTTGAGCGCCGGCTGCACCCAGCGGGCGATCTGATCGTCGTTCGCGTGCTGGATGAGAGTGAGAATGACCCAGCCGGTGATGCCATAGGCGGGCTTGCGCACCCCGGCGGCCTTGAACTCCTCTTCGATGACGAGCTGTTCGACGGCCCCTGCGGCACGGCCCCACGGCTTGGGCCAGTGCGGCATCGCGTAGCCCTCGGCCAACATGGCGGAGCGGGTCGCGGCGGAGTCGAGCCCCTTGACCCGCTCGGCGAAGGCGCGGACCTCGTCGCGGATCGGCTCGGCCTCTGGCGGCAGGTCGACCGAGCGCTCGCGCTGCACGCCATCGCGGGCCAACTCGACGATGCGCTCGGCGCTCGCCTTTTCCGACAACAGCACCTTCATCGCGGTGGCGCGTCGCAGGTAGATGTGGGCGTCGTGTTCCCAGGTGAAGCCGATGCCGCCGTGCACCTGCATGCACAACTGGCAGTTCCACTCAGCGGTGCCGATGGCGAGGGTTGCGGCGATGGCGCTCGAGATCGAGAGCTGGTCGCCGCCGCTGGCCTCGGCGCGGGCCGCGTCCCACACCGCCGCGGTGGCCAGTTCGGTTCCGACGGCCATGTTGGCGCAGTGGTGCTTGACGGCCTGGTAGGTGCCGATCACCCGCCCGAACTGCAGGCGTTCGTTGGCGTAGGCGGCAGCGAGGTCGGTGGTCTCACGGGCGATGCCCATCGCTTCGGCA contains:
- a CDS encoding acyl-CoA dehydrogenase, coding for MTIAITDDHRTLAETADAFLTRVDSKGAARALLTTDDETLPTFWSDLAELGWLGLHLPEEHGGSGYGAPEQVVIIEALARHAAPGPYVPTIVASAAIAASGDEAAKVAWLGGLAAGTTVAAISIDNDLTLNGSGASATVDGDAGVVISGALANVLAIAVGEDLALVDTTAAGITVETPKNLDLTRRSSRITLDAAPATVIAGGARALVDYARLYFAAEAMGIARETTDLAAAYANERLQFGRVIGTYQAVKHHCANMAVGTELATAAVWDAARAEASGGDQLSISSAIAATLAIGTAEWNCQLCMQVHGGIGFTWEHDAHIYLRRATAMKVLLSEKASAERIVELARDGVQRERSVDLPPEAEPIRDEVRAFAERVKGLDSAATRSAMLAEGYAMPHWPKPWGRAAGAVEQLVIEEEFKAAGVRKPAYGITGWVILTLIQHANDDQIARWVQPALNQDLIWCQLFSEPDAGSDAAGIKTRATRVDGGWLINGQKVWTSGAHYSKYGFATVRTNPDVPKHQGITMVVIDMEADGVEVRPIKMPSGGSEFNEVFFNDVFVPDDDVVGPVDGGWTVARSTLGNESVSIGGGQGGMNMPGESFIPMHDQHPERLIGGAARIGQYIAHDNACTLLNLRAANRAVAGGEPGPEGAITKLVLSENGHEATAIFTALTGPDAAFNEGPGEMSNMLALWHRGLSIAGGTSEIKRNQIGERILGLPRDPLISN